AAGCTGTTCCAGAAGCTATAGCTTCCCAACAACCATAATTTCCACAACCACATTTAATTTCACTATCAGGAAGAATAGTCATATGGCCTATCTCTCCTGCAGCATCACCGGCTCCATGGAATATCTCTTTATTAATGATTATACCTCCACCAATTCCAGTACTTATTGTCACATAGATCATATTTTCTGCTTCTTTTCCAGCTCCAAACCACTTTTCACCTAAAGCTGCTGCATTGGCATCATTCTCTAAAAAAACAGCTATACCTAAGTCCTTTAATTCTTCAACGATATTTACATTATCCAAGTCCAAATTAGGTGTATGCTTAATAGACCCTTCTTTAATATTAACAGGACCTGGCACACCCAAACCAATACCTTTAACTTGAGATAAATCTAAATCAACCTTCTCAACCACCTCATAAATTGTATCCTTAATTTTTTGAATGACTGCATCTTTACCTTTTTGAGCCTCTGTATCTTTTCTAACTCTAGCTAGAATATTCCCTTCTAAATCTGCTATTGCTGTTAAAATTTTTGTACCTCCTAAGTCAACACCTACTACATACTCTTTCATAAGTTTCACTCCTTTATATAGTTAATAAATATAATAAAACTCCAAATATATAAACTAATAAAAATTTAAATTAGTAATTCTAAAATAAAAGATTAAACAAGAATAATTTTTACCACGAATTAACACGAATCTACACTAATAAGGTCTTAAAAATAAAAATAATTTTTTGCCACAGATTTTTAAAGATTAGTCAAGACCTTTTTAAAACCTAATTGTATAATTCTAATCCTTTATTTACT
Above is a window of Orenia marismortui DSM 5156 DNA encoding:
- a CDS encoding ROK family protein, yielding MKEYVVGVDLGGTKILTAIADLEGNILARVRKDTEAQKGKDAVIQKIKDTIYEVVEKVDLDLSQVKGIGLGVPGPVNIKEGSIKHTPNLDLDNVNIVEELKDLGIAVFLENDANAAALGEKWFGAGKEAENMIYVTISTGIGGGIIINKEIFHGAGDAAGEIGHMTILPDSEIKCGCGNYGCWEAIASGTALSRMGREAVEAGEETLIGDLVTDSSEINGEVIAKAFEKDDKLAKEILDRLASYIGIGMANLINIFNPDTIVVGGGVSYSWSLIEDGVTSEINKRAMSSLTNNVEVVLAELGSDVGVLGAVATALSEVKLEI